Part of the Paenibacillus terrae HPL-003 genome is shown below.
GTTGTGGGGATTAAATGAAGCGGATTCCGAGCGAGGAACGGCAATATACCTGCACCGTTTGGTTGTGGATCGCCATAATACCGGGAAGGGACTAGGCCGCGAACTGGTGCAATGGATTGAAAAGGGAATCCGTTTCACAGGCAAGGACCGAATCCGATTAGACTGTATTGCGGGGAATGACAAGCTTAGCCAGTTTTACAGACAATGCGGCTACACGCATATAGGTGAAACGGGTGGCTATAATATTTTTGAAAAGATGCTAACAGAGGTATAGGAAAATAAAGCCTGAACTGAGTACAGGGGCTGTCCCGGAGGTCATCAAAGATGACGGTGGGGCGGCCTTTTTTGCTTTTTTAGAATCACCCCACATGATCCCAATATACGGCTAACCACGGATTAAAGTGTTTTATAAATGGATTTCATCACCATTTAAAACGTCATAAACAAATATTATAAATATATATTACGTATTATATATTGAAATAACCGCTTACTTTGTGTTACAACTTTAAGTAGAACTATAGATCAGTTCAGGCATGGTATCTCTATAAGTGGAGGGAATGAATTCAATGCTGAAAAGAGTGTACTCATTTAACGAAGGCAAGTTGGGGATGAAAGCGCTACTAGGAGGAAAAGGCGCCAATCTCGCGGAAATGACGACACTGGGTCTTCCGATCCCTCCCGGCTTTACAGTGACTACCGAGGCGTGTCGAGCCTACTTTACTTCCGGCGGCAAGCTCCCGGAGGGTTTGTTGGGAGAAATCGTCATTGCCCTGCACGACGTTGAGGAAGCCCAGTCGGCTATATTCGGAGATACGGAGCGGCCTTTGCTGGTATCTGTTCGTTCAGGCTCGGTAACCTCAATGCCCGGTATGATGGACACGATTCTGAATCTGGGCTTGAATGATGAAACCGTGCGTGGATTGGCTGAGCAGACGGGTAATGAAACCTTCGCCTATGACTGTTACCGCAGATTTATTCAAATGTTTGGCGAAGTGGTGCTGGGTATCGAATCCAATCATTTTGACCAGCTTCAGGAGCAGAGCAAGCAGACCCATGGGCGTGGCAGTGACCAGGAGGTTAGCGCGGAAGAATGGAAGGAACTGATCGCACAGTATAAAGAGCTTGTCAAGCAGCAGAGCGGACAGCCGTTCCCACAGGATGTGTATCAGCAATTGCAATTGGCAGTAGAGGCTGTGTTTCGAAGTTGGAACAATATGCGTGCCAAGGTGTACCGGAAGGCTTATGGCATTCCGGATGAACAAGGAACAGCAGTGAACATTCAGGCCATGGTGTTTGGCAACCTCGGCAACGACAGTGGAACTGGGGTGCTCTTCACCCGCAATCCCTCCACAGGTGTGAATGAACTGTACGGCGAGTATATGGTAAATGCTCAGGGAGAGGACGTCGTGGCAGGAATAAGAACGCCCAATCCAATTCCTCAACTTTTGGAAGAGCAGCCGCTAGTCTATGGTCGTCTGGAAGAGCTAGCTTCCTTGTTAGAGCGTCATTACCGAGATATGCAGGATATCGAATTCACGATTGAAAAAGGACATCTGTATCTGCTGCAAACGCGAAGCGGCAAAAGAACAGCGCAGGCGGCTGTAAAAATAGCTGTAGATCTGGTGGAGGAAGGGATCATCAGCAAAGAGGAGGCTATCCAACGGATCGAACCGTCCCACATGGATCAACTGCTGCATCGCTCCATTAATACTTCCACACCGCTGGTGGCGATTGCCCAAGGGCTGCCTGCCTCGCCCGGCGCAGCGAGTGGGCGCATTGTATTCGATGCGGATACAGCAGAGAACTGGACGAAGGATGGACAGAAGGTCATTCTGGTCAGTGTGGAGACCTCGCCCGACGATGTTCACGGGATCATTGCCGCCGAAGGCGTGCTGACAAGTCGAGGGGGGATGACCAGCCATGCCGCTGTGGTTGCGAGAGGCATGGGTAAACCCTGCATTTGCGGCTGTGACGTGCTGAGCATTGATCTGGACAGTCGGAGTGTCAGCATCGGTAACCTGACCTTTCAGGAAGGGGAAAATATTTCGATCGATTCGACCTCTGGGCAGGTGTACCAAGGCAGTTTGTCGCTCAACGAGCCAGTCATTACACCGGAGCTGCTGAAGCTGCTGGAGATTGCGGATGAAATTCGGACGTTGAAGGTCTACACCAATGCGGATACGCCACTCGACGCCGCCAAAGCTCGGGAATTTGGAGCTGAGGGCATCGGACTGTGCCGGACAGAGCATATGTTTTTCTCGGGCCAACGGCTGCCTATCGTTCAGGCGATGATTTTGGCCGAAGATCAGGAGGAGCGGGTTCTTCATTTGAATCGTCTGCTGCAAATGCAACAATCCGACTTTGAGGCTATGTTTAGTGCGATGGATGGTTTACCGATGACCATCCGCCTGCTGGACCCGCCGTTGCACGAGTTTCTGCCGAATCTGGAGCAGCTTCAGGAGCAACAGCGGGAGCTTGAGCTTTCCGGCGGCCATGTGGAGGAGCTTCAACGTCTTAAAAGCACTATCTCCAAGGTGCACGACCTGCGGGAGATTAACCCTATGCTGGGATTGCGCGGTGTCCGGCTGGGCATTCTGTTTCCGGAGATATACGATATGCAGGTTGAAGCGATCTTTAAGGCCGCGGAAGCAGCACTGCGCGGGGGCGTGGATGTGAGACCAGGGATTATGATTCCACTGGTCGGCCATTCGAATGAACTCAAGCAGATGAGAGAACTGGTCGATGAGGTGGCAGCTCAGGTGCTTAGCGAAGAGTTTAAGTGGTTCAGGTATCGGGTGGGCACCATGATTGAGGTGCCAAGAGCCGCCCTGCTGGCAGACAGCGTGGCCCAGTACGCCGACTTTTTCTCCTTTGGAACCAATGATCTGACACAAATGACCTTTGGTTACAGCCGGGATGATGCCGAAGGTAAATTCCTCGGCTCCTATATGGAGCAGAATATTCTCGAAAGCAATCCTTTTCAGGTGTTGGATCAGGATGGCGTAGGCAAGCTGATCGAATGGGCAGTTGCCAAAGGCAGGTCAAAAAAGCCTTTTCTGGAGACAGGTATCTGTGGTGAGCATGGCGGGGATAGTGAGTCTATTCTCTTTTGTCACCGCAGTGGACTGGACTATGTCAGTTGCTCACCCTACCGGGTGCCATTTGCTCGCATTGCCGCCGCCCAAGCCGCCTTGCTTGTCAGAGCAGAGCAGCCTGAGGGAGCGTTGTCCGCTTTGTAGCTGATGCAATTCAATAGTACATTGTGTAAAACGAAGAAGGCAGCCTTGATCCACAGGCTGCCTTCTTCGCTTTAGATTATATTTTACTCACATATAGGAGAAAGTCCTGTCAGGAAGAAAAAATTTTAGATATACATGAAAAATGGGGATATCGCGTCTCTTCCTTCTACATATGATGATAGGGAAAGTTTTTGTAAGCGCTTCAAATCAGAGTGACATACAACTATGCGAAGCTACAGGAGGCGGTTAAGATGGACAATTACATGAGCTGGATAAAAATTGGTTTTTTTCTCAGCGTTCTGTTTTTACTTGCAGCGGCATGCACTACCTCTCCCAAGCTGGAAAACACGAAAGGGAAAAAAGTCCGGCTGACCATGCAAGTCTGGGGGAATCCTGCGGAGGTGAAGGTGTACCAGCGGGCACTGGATGCATTTGAACAGGAAAACCCGAATATTGAGGTTAAGCTGGTGTCTGTACCGGGAGACCCATATGAGCAAAAGCTGTTGACACAGCTTCAGGGAAGCCGCGGGCCGGACGTGTTTTATTCGTATGAGCCGACGATTGCGCGTTTGATTGGAGCGAAGCAGGTGCAGCCTTTGGGCGAATTTTTAAAAAGTGATGCCAGTGATGTAAAAGCCGAGGATTTTCCAGAAGGATTATGGGGCCCGGCGAAGCGTGATGGGGAAATCTATGGGGTCACTCCCGACTTGAATCCAATGGTGATGTACTACAACAAGAAGGTCTTTAAGGATGCCGGTGTGAAGACACCGCAGGAATACTACGACGAAGGAAAGTGGAATTGGGATGCGTTTGAGGAAGTTACATCGAAGCTGAAAGCTGCCGGAAAACAGGGCTATATTGCAGAAAACTGGTGGGCTCACTGGTATTCATGGGTGTGGTCGAATGGCGGCCGGATTTTTGATGAACAAGGCGAGTATGTACTGGATCACAATGAAAAGGGCAAGGAAGCCTTCCGCTTCATGTACGATATGGTGAACAAGGGAAATGTGGTATATCTCGGCTCACTTCCCAAAGGGCAGGGGGCTGACGCCATGTTCATGTCCAACCAGGTCGGTATGCTGGCGGCGGGAAGATGGCTGGAGCCCTTGCTTAGCCAGAATAAAAGCCTCGACTTTGATTATATTTACTGGCCTTCCAACACGGGCAAAAATGAACCTGTCGCCATTCCGGTTGCTTACGTAGCCGTAAACAAAAACAGTCCGCATCTGCAAGAGGCCATGAAGCTGGCCGCATTCTACGTCTCGGTGAAGGGGCAGGAGGCGCGACTGATTGAAGGTGGGAATGCCATGGGTACGCTTGCCGCCGCAGATGAGAGCATTATGAAAAAAGCGATGATTGAGCATTCCAACTATTTGACCGAAGGACGTGACAGAGGGCATGTGCATGGCTCTGCACTGGCCTATGATGCTCAGATACCAGGATTAAACTCGGATATCACGGAGACGATTGACCTGATGTTCCTGGGCAAGCAGGATGCCGCGGCAACGATTGAGAAGCTGAATCAGATCATATCCAAGGCGGTCAAGTAGGCACGGAATAAGGTCAATGACCGGGGAGGAAGGTGACCAGATGCAGAAAAAGCATCAAGCGCTGTGGGGCTGCCTTTTCATTGGCCCCCAGCTTCTTGGTCTGTTATGCTTTTGCTAAAAATTGTTTTCCAGGTTCTGATTAGTTACTCCTTAAAAGGTCAGAATTTCGCCTTAAAAACAAGCAAGGAATTCGAGTCGTCCATGGAAGAATTGCCCGTCCCCGTCATAGAATCACATATCCGGAAAATGGGGAATCGGGTACCTATCATTTTTGGATAGAGTAGTGAAGCAAAAAAAACGGAGCGAGTGTTTAT
Proteins encoded:
- the ppdK gene encoding pyruvate, phosphate dikinase, whose product is MLKRVYSFNEGKLGMKALLGGKGANLAEMTTLGLPIPPGFTVTTEACRAYFTSGGKLPEGLLGEIVIALHDVEEAQSAIFGDTERPLLVSVRSGSVTSMPGMMDTILNLGLNDETVRGLAEQTGNETFAYDCYRRFIQMFGEVVLGIESNHFDQLQEQSKQTHGRGSDQEVSAEEWKELIAQYKELVKQQSGQPFPQDVYQQLQLAVEAVFRSWNNMRAKVYRKAYGIPDEQGTAVNIQAMVFGNLGNDSGTGVLFTRNPSTGVNELYGEYMVNAQGEDVVAGIRTPNPIPQLLEEQPLVYGRLEELASLLERHYRDMQDIEFTIEKGHLYLLQTRSGKRTAQAAVKIAVDLVEEGIISKEEAIQRIEPSHMDQLLHRSINTSTPLVAIAQGLPASPGAASGRIVFDADTAENWTKDGQKVILVSVETSPDDVHGIIAAEGVLTSRGGMTSHAAVVARGMGKPCICGCDVLSIDLDSRSVSIGNLTFQEGENISIDSTSGQVYQGSLSLNEPVITPELLKLLEIADEIRTLKVYTNADTPLDAAKAREFGAEGIGLCRTEHMFFSGQRLPIVQAMILAEDQEERVLHLNRLLQMQQSDFEAMFSAMDGLPMTIRLLDPPLHEFLPNLEQLQEQQRELELSGGHVEELQRLKSTISKVHDLREINPMLGLRGVRLGILFPEIYDMQVEAIFKAAEAALRGGVDVRPGIMIPLVGHSNELKQMRELVDEVAAQVLSEEFKWFRYRVGTMIEVPRAALLADSVAQYADFFSFGTNDLTQMTFGYSRDDAEGKFLGSYMEQNILESNPFQVLDQDGVGKLIEWAVAKGRSKKPFLETGICGEHGGDSESILFCHRSGLDYVSCSPYRVPFARIAAAQAALLVRAEQPEGALSAL
- a CDS encoding ABC transporter substrate-binding protein, with the translated sequence MDNYMSWIKIGFFLSVLFLLAAACTTSPKLENTKGKKVRLTMQVWGNPAEVKVYQRALDAFEQENPNIEVKLVSVPGDPYEQKLLTQLQGSRGPDVFYSYEPTIARLIGAKQVQPLGEFLKSDASDVKAEDFPEGLWGPAKRDGEIYGVTPDLNPMVMYYNKKVFKDAGVKTPQEYYDEGKWNWDAFEEVTSKLKAAGKQGYIAENWWAHWYSWVWSNGGRIFDEQGEYVLDHNEKGKEAFRFMYDMVNKGNVVYLGSLPKGQGADAMFMSNQVGMLAAGRWLEPLLSQNKSLDFDYIYWPSNTGKNEPVAIPVAYVAVNKNSPHLQEAMKLAAFYVSVKGQEARLIEGGNAMGTLAAADESIMKKAMIEHSNYLTEGRDRGHVHGSALAYDAQIPGLNSDITETIDLMFLGKQDAAATIEKLNQIISKAVK